The genomic stretch TGATTCAAACATTGCAGGCGTCGAAAAGGAACTGCTGAACAAAAAGATCCAGATGGAAATAAGCATAGGCGAAAACACACCAACCCTGCTAAAAGGGGACGCCGGGAAACTAAGCCGCATTATCAAAATGATACTTTCAAACGCGGTAAAGTTCACCGAAACAGGAAGGATCGTTTTCATGGCCGAATTACACGAAAAAAACGGAAAATCGGCAAAATATCATTTTGCCATCAAGGATTCCGGCATCGGAATTCCCGAAGATAAAAAGGATGCCATCTTCCAGGCCTTCAAGCAGGTCGATGGTTCCATAACTAGAAAATTCGGCGGTATCGGCATAGGGCTTGCCACATCAAAAAGGCTGATAGAGATCATGGGGGGAGAAATCTGGTTCGAGAGTCAGGAAGGGATTGGCAGCACCTTCCATTTTATTTGCCCTCTGTCCATTATCAGTTCCTGAAAACTGCCGGAAACAGCTTACCCTCGCTAGGTCTTGCTACAAACTATCCTGTTCCTTCCTTCCCGTTTTGCCTTGACCAGCGCCTTGTCGGCTTCCTTGATCTGGCTATAGGAAGATACCTTTTCGCTTGGATGGTCGCTCGCGCAGCCGATAGACACGGAAACATAACTTGATACTTTCGAAAGCTTATGCTCGATCTTCATGGCCTCAATGGCGCCATGGGCATCTTTTGCCATCTTTTCCGCGTCCTTTGGCTCTATCTCGGGAAGGATTATCGCGAATTGATCCGCGCTATATCTGGAAACCAGGTCGGCGGGCCGTTGGGCGATCTTTGCCAATCTTTGTCCAATTTTTCGAAGACATGTATCAGCTTCCTGCATTCCGTACGCATCGTTATACGCCCGGAAATAATCAATATCTATCAAAATGATCGAGAACAGTTTTTTATCCCTTGCGCATCTTTTCCACTCTCTCTCGAACAGTTCATCAAAGTGCATCCTGTTTGACAGACCTGTAAGCGAATCAATTCGCGAAAGCCTCTCAAGTTCCCTGTTGGACTGCGATAATTTCCGCGTGGCCTCTTCCAGTTCCTTTTCCCTCGCCTTGCGCAAATCCATCTCCCGCTTTAATTTCAGCACTGAATTTACCCTTGCGATAAACTCGACCTTGTTAAAAGGTTTCTCGAGAAAATCTATCGCCCCTGCATCGAACGCCGGCTGGAGAGATTCCTCCTTCCCCATAGCCGTGACAACTACTATCGGCAGGTCCCGGAATGCGTCGATGCTTTTTATTTTTTTGCAGGCTTCAATACCGTCAACCATGGGGAGATGTATATCGAGAAGAATCAGGTCAATATCTTTTACCACCTTGCCATTTCTGCTGATCCCTAGAATTCCGAACGCCTCTTCCGCAGAACCGGCTCTTACCAATTCGATCCCTCCGATCTTGTCGATAATCGCTTCAAAAAGTTCCAAGTCGTGCTGCGAATCATCTACTGCTAAAATTTTCACATCTTCCCCGCTATATATAGTTGCATATTCCTGCTCAAAACATTACACAATCATTCACATTTTCCAGGCTGTATTATTACCATCCCGCATAAAGATTCTATTACAAATGAATTGGTTTTCCATTATTTTTTCATTCTGGAATCCTGAACTACCCCCGCCCTTTCTCATAGATCTCATCACATCGGCGCGTGGTCGAAGGAATTATTAGGACCGGCAAAACATATTTATATTATGATGTCGATATGATCTGGATAAAGTTCCTGCTTGCCGCACTCGTTATTACGATATCGGGCACCATCCTGACGGTATATTCCGAAAAGATGGGGGAGAAGCTGAACATCTCAGGGGCCTTTATCGGCCTTATATTTCTTTCAATCGTAAGCTCGCTTCCCGAACTCGGCACAACCTATTCCGTCATCGCCTATCTTGGCAAACCGGATCTCGCCGCGGGGAATATTTTCGGATCCAACACCTTCAATATGCTGATACTTGCAATTCTCGATTTCCTGCTTGGAACAACATCCATCTACGCCATTTCGAAAGCGCGCCATCAGAAAAGCATATCCCTTTCCGTTACCATGACGGTTGTCAGCATGACCGCGATCGCCATGCATGGTTTCGGTGTTTACTTCGGCCTCGCGCTGGACAGCTTTCTCCTGCTTTTGATCTACGGCGTTGGAGTATTCCTCCTTTTTGCCCAGGAGAGGGAAGGAACAGCCGGAGAAAAAAAAACCAATAACAGATCTGCCTGGGTCGAAATAGCTGTCGTTGTGGCAAGCGGAGCAGTTGTTGTCGCCTCCGGCTACTGGCTTGCGTTGATATCGGACGACATAGAAAAAGTCACCGGGCTTGGCCAGTCGTTCATTGGATACATCTTCCTGGCAGTGACTACCAGCCTCCCCGAACTGGTCATCGCCATCGTTTCGCTCAGACTAAATGCTGTGGACATGGCGATTGGGAACACCATAG from Nitrospinota bacterium encodes the following:
- a CDS encoding diguanylate cyclase, whose product is MKILAVDDSQHDLELFEAIIDKIGGIELVRAGSAEEAFGILGISRNGKVVKDIDLILLDIHLPMVDGIEACKKIKSIDAFRDLPIVVVTAMGKEESLQPAFDAGAIDFLEKPFNKVEFIARVNSVLKLKREMDLRKAREKELEEATRKLSQSNRELERLSRIDSLTGLSNRMHFDELFEREWKRCARDKKLFSIILIDIDYFRAYNDAYGMQEADTCLRKIGQRLAKIAQRPADLVSRYSADQFAIILPEIEPKDAEKMAKDAHGAIEAMKIEHKLSKVSSYVSVSIGCASDHPSEKVSSYSQIKEADKALVKAKREGRNRIVCSKT